A window from Chrysemys picta bellii isolate R12L10 chromosome 20, ASM1138683v2, whole genome shotgun sequence encodes these proteins:
- the LOC101932308 gene encoding SLAM family member 9-like isoform X2 — MRHNNWLTNHWQNQDSNPGALIQGRILRDILVAQAPTPPRQVNGTLGRSVVLSVDLSPGRKVKEIEWSFRAGSGVTIQLAEFSGGKFERPDPNDRFKQRLERYNETSLRIKALELGDSGVYEARIKIVPATVEELAFRLVVYEPVPQPRIRSHLLTSTLEGCNVTLHCQGSGKGNVSISWGRGNPVQELDPSRHQLSPDGSILQLSLQPSSLNATYTCTVSNPVDQKIIAFDLQSICRSGDADASFSKPGYIVLTFFLLVLSLGTAVWCWRMNNEKSADPAATPTGPVEESPSDPQYAEIMRSPPEGNDQALRHLENNTERSPQKEPLITTIYDKVHRTPENTSEEVT, encoded by the exons ATATCCTGGTCGCCCAAGCACCGACACCCCCCCGCCAGGTAAATGGGACTCTGGGAAGATCAGTCGTGCTGTCAGTGGATCTATCCCCCGGGAGAAAGGTGAAAGAGATCGAATGGAGCTTTCGTGCTGGGTCAGGTGTGACGATTCAGCTGGCTGAGTTCAGTGGGGGGAAGTTTGAGCGACCCGATCCCAACGACAGATTTAAGCAGAGGCTAGAAAGGTACAACGAGACCTCGCTGAGGATCAAGGCTCTGGAGCTGGGCGATAGCGGAGTTTATGAGGCCCGGATTAAGATAGTACCAGCAACTGTGGAGGAACTGGCCTTTCGCCTCGTGGTCTATG AGCCAGTGCCACAGCCCCGGATCCGGAGTCATCTGCTCACCAGCACGCTGgaggggtgcaacgtcacactgCACTGCCAGGGCTCGGGGAAGGGAAACGTGAGCATCTCCTGGGGCAGAGGGAACCCGGTCCAAGAGCTGGATCCCAGTCGGCACCAGCTCTCCCCTGATGGCAGCATACTGCAGCTGTCTCTGCAGCCCAGCTCCCTGAATGCCACCTACACCTGCACGGTCAGCAACCCTGTGGATCAGAAGATCATTGCCTTCGACCTGCAGAGCATCTgccgcagtggag ATGCAGACGCGTCCTTCTCAAAGCCGGGGTACATTGTGCTGACTTTCTTCCTGTTAGTGCTAAGCCTTGGGACTGCCGTCTGGTGTTGGCGGATGAACAATGAGAAGTCGGCTGACCCGG CTGCCACCCCCACGGGCCCCGTGGAAGAAAGTCCGTCCGACCCGCAGTACGCTGAGATCATGAGGAGTCCCCCCGAAGGAAATGACCAG GCCCTACGTCACCTGGAAAATAACACGGAGCGGAGCCCGCAGAAAGAGCCTCTAATCACCACCATCTACGACAAGGTCCACAGGACTCCCGAGAATACATCCGAGGAGGTCACATAG
- the LOC135972163 gene encoding T-lymphocyte surface antigen Ly-9-like — protein sequence MEVRRPSVPLLLLTLISFLAGIVISQAPTPPRPVNGILGGSVVLSVDLSPEKNVNKIEWSIRAGPGVTIQLAEFSGGKFERPNPNDRFQQRLERYDETSLRIRALELGDRGVYEARIKIAPATVEEQTFLLTVYEPVPALEIKNHSLSSTAAGCNVTLQCQVSGREEVNVSWSRGNPPRDLGDPERYQLSPDGRTLRLSLQPNLPDSTFTCTASNPVDQKSISLDLQSICQNRDTTTDTAMWMGPLCVGLIIITAACVGMWLWKKRRKKPVGQAAVPTVPEEEECLSEPHYAEVKRRSPPEGDDQDPGFPSERTPITTIYDQIRVVPAGPSEQVT from the exons ATGGAGGTGAGACGCCCCTCTGTCCCCTTACTGCTCCTGACGCTGATCAGTTTCTTGGCAG gCATCGTAATTAGCCAAGCACCGACACCGCCCCGCCCGGTGAATGGGATTCTGGGAGGATCGGTCGTGCTGTCTGTGGATCTATCGCCAGagaaaaatgtgaacaaaatcGAATGGAGCATTCGTGCTGGGCCAGGTGTGACGATTCAGCTGGCTGAGTTCAGTGGGGGGAAGTTTGAGCGACCCAATCCCAACGACAGATTTCAGCAGAGGCTAGAAAGGTACGACGAGACCTCGCTGAGGATCAGGGCTCTGGAGCTGGGCGATCGCGGAGTTTATGAGGCCCGGATTAAGATAGCACCAGCAACTGTGGAGGAACAGACCTTTCTCCTGACCGTCTATG AGCCGGTGCCAGCGCTGGAGATAAAGAATCACTCGCTCTCCAGCACGGCAGCTGGGTGCAATGTCACTTTGCAGTGTCAGGTGTCTGGCAGGGAAGAGGTTAACGTCTCCTGGAGTAGAGGGAACCCACCCCGAGACCTGGGCGATCCCGAGCGGTACCAGCTCAGCCCGGACGGCAGGACCCTCCGTCTGTCTCTGCAGCCCAACCTCCCGGACTCTACCTTCACCTGCACGGCCAGCAACCCCGTGGACCAGAAAAGCATCTCTCTTGACCTGCAGAGCATCTGCCAAAACAGAG ACACAACTACAGACACAGCCATGTGGATGGGGCCTCTTTGCGTTGGTCTGATCATCATCACAGCAGCCTGTGTCGGGATGTGGCTAtggaagaaaaggaggaaaaagcCAGTCGGCCAAG CTGCTGTCCCCACGGTcccggaggaggaggaatgtctTTCAGAGCCCCACTATGCTGAGGTCAAGAGGAGGAGCCCTCCGGAGGGGGACGACCAG GACCCTGGCTTCCCGAGCGAGAGGACGCCGATCACCACCATCTATGATCAGATCCGAGTGGTCCCAGCTGGCCCCTCTGAGCAGGTTACCTAG
- the LOC101932308 gene encoding SLAM family member 9-like isoform X1, with the protein METLIVHVRRPDLRDGSSQARQGMGAQGLATDILVAQAPTPPRQVNGTLGRSVVLSVDLSPGRKVKEIEWSFRAGSGVTIQLAEFSGGKFERPDPNDRFKQRLERYNETSLRIKALELGDSGVYEARIKIVPATVEELAFRLVVYEPVPQPRIRSHLLTSTLEGCNVTLHCQGSGKGNVSISWGRGNPVQELDPSRHQLSPDGSILQLSLQPSSLNATYTCTVSNPVDQKIIAFDLQSICRSGDADASFSKPGYIVLTFFLLVLSLGTAVWCWRMNNEKSADPAATPTGPVEESPSDPQYAEIMRSPPEGNDQALRHLENNTERSPQKEPLITTIYDKVHRTPENTSEEVT; encoded by the exons ATATCCTGGTCGCCCAAGCACCGACACCCCCCCGCCAGGTAAATGGGACTCTGGGAAGATCAGTCGTGCTGTCAGTGGATCTATCCCCCGGGAGAAAGGTGAAAGAGATCGAATGGAGCTTTCGTGCTGGGTCAGGTGTGACGATTCAGCTGGCTGAGTTCAGTGGGGGGAAGTTTGAGCGACCCGATCCCAACGACAGATTTAAGCAGAGGCTAGAAAGGTACAACGAGACCTCGCTGAGGATCAAGGCTCTGGAGCTGGGCGATAGCGGAGTTTATGAGGCCCGGATTAAGATAGTACCAGCAACTGTGGAGGAACTGGCCTTTCGCCTCGTGGTCTATG AGCCAGTGCCACAGCCCCGGATCCGGAGTCATCTGCTCACCAGCACGCTGgaggggtgcaacgtcacactgCACTGCCAGGGCTCGGGGAAGGGAAACGTGAGCATCTCCTGGGGCAGAGGGAACCCGGTCCAAGAGCTGGATCCCAGTCGGCACCAGCTCTCCCCTGATGGCAGCATACTGCAGCTGTCTCTGCAGCCCAGCTCCCTGAATGCCACCTACACCTGCACGGTCAGCAACCCTGTGGATCAGAAGATCATTGCCTTCGACCTGCAGAGCATCTgccgcagtggag ATGCAGACGCGTCCTTCTCAAAGCCGGGGTACATTGTGCTGACTTTCTTCCTGTTAGTGCTAAGCCTTGGGACTGCCGTCTGGTGTTGGCGGATGAACAATGAGAAGTCGGCTGACCCGG CTGCCACCCCCACGGGCCCCGTGGAAGAAAGTCCGTCCGACCCGCAGTACGCTGAGATCATGAGGAGTCCCCCCGAAGGAAATGACCAG GCCCTACGTCACCTGGAAAATAACACGGAGCGGAGCCCGCAGAAAGAGCCTCTAATCACCACCATCTACGACAAGGTCCACAGGACTCCCGAGAATACATCCGAGGAGGTCACATAG
- the LOC101932308 gene encoding SLAM family member 9-like isoform X3, with amino-acid sequence MEVASKKPSLPFLLVMLISVSPDILVAQAPTPPRQVNGTLGRSVVLSVDLSPGRKVKEIEWSFRAGSGVTIQLAEFSGGKFERPDPNDRFKQRLERYNETSLRIKALELGDSGVYEARIKIVPATVEELAFRLVVYEPVPQPRIRSHLLTSTLEGCNVTLHCQGSGKGNVSISWGRGNPVQELDPSRHQLSPDGSILQLSLQPSSLNATYTCTVSNPVDQKIIAFDLQSICRSGDADASFSKPGYIVLTFFLLVLSLGTAVWCWRMNNEKSADPAATPTGPVEESPSDPQYAEIMRSPPEGNDQALRHLENNTERSPQKEPLITTIYDKVHRTPENTSEEVT; translated from the exons ATGGAGGTGGCCAGCAAAAAACCCTCTCTCCCTTTCTTGCTAGTGATGCTGATCAGCGTCTCTCCAG ATATCCTGGTCGCCCAAGCACCGACACCCCCCCGCCAGGTAAATGGGACTCTGGGAAGATCAGTCGTGCTGTCAGTGGATCTATCCCCCGGGAGAAAGGTGAAAGAGATCGAATGGAGCTTTCGTGCTGGGTCAGGTGTGACGATTCAGCTGGCTGAGTTCAGTGGGGGGAAGTTTGAGCGACCCGATCCCAACGACAGATTTAAGCAGAGGCTAGAAAGGTACAACGAGACCTCGCTGAGGATCAAGGCTCTGGAGCTGGGCGATAGCGGAGTTTATGAGGCCCGGATTAAGATAGTACCAGCAACTGTGGAGGAACTGGCCTTTCGCCTCGTGGTCTATG AGCCAGTGCCACAGCCCCGGATCCGGAGTCATCTGCTCACCAGCACGCTGgaggggtgcaacgtcacactgCACTGCCAGGGCTCGGGGAAGGGAAACGTGAGCATCTCCTGGGGCAGAGGGAACCCGGTCCAAGAGCTGGATCCCAGTCGGCACCAGCTCTCCCCTGATGGCAGCATACTGCAGCTGTCTCTGCAGCCCAGCTCCCTGAATGCCACCTACACCTGCACGGTCAGCAACCCTGTGGATCAGAAGATCATTGCCTTCGACCTGCAGAGCATCTgccgcagtggag ATGCAGACGCGTCCTTCTCAAAGCCGGGGTACATTGTGCTGACTTTCTTCCTGTTAGTGCTAAGCCTTGGGACTGCCGTCTGGTGTTGGCGGATGAACAATGAGAAGTCGGCTGACCCGG CTGCCACCCCCACGGGCCCCGTGGAAGAAAGTCCGTCCGACCCGCAGTACGCTGAGATCATGAGGAGTCCCCCCGAAGGAAATGACCAG GCCCTACGTCACCTGGAAAATAACACGGAGCGGAGCCCGCAGAAAGAGCCTCTAATCACCACCATCTACGACAAGGTCCACAGGACTCCCGAGAATACATCCGAGGAGGTCACATAG